In one window of Arachis ipaensis cultivar K30076 chromosome B06, Araip1.1, whole genome shotgun sequence DNA:
- the LOC107646784 gene encoding putative white-brown complex homolog protein 30 has protein sequence MEMNYGMRKNIIINNGVFLVLLLSCFLPRVQSADPQPTSAMIPSFYTEEIYKEIEALATVLTIDIKKNLGYCIKDIKKDWLEAFDFKGKLDFVDGCVKQKGDFRDRMCTAAEIRYYFRSLLQGGSDGNYVKPNRNCNLTSWVPGCEPGWSCSADEPIDLKKDNKEEIPSRVSNSQPCCEGFFCPEGLTCMITCPLGSYCPISTLDAQNGVCNPYGYKVPAGDKNHSCGSADTWSSAVNNTNIFCEAGHYCPTTTQKSVCNKGYYCRAGSTDPIACSKLSTCNPESESQTMHAYSALLIVALSTLLVFIYNCSDQVLATRERRQAKSRERAAKHVRETVQARERWKMAKDIAKKRTMESLNRTFSRRKSQKMSDLPNTMANVENNKEPSNLSKMMDSIENDPNSQEGFDVQIGDKNVKKQQMTKGKNLHTHSQILRYAYGQIEKEKAQQEKNTNLTFSGVISMATEQGEEVRKRPVIEIAFKDITLTLKGKNKHLLRCVSGKFMPGRISAVMGPSGAGKTTFLSALVGKARGCNITGEILINGKNDSIHCYKKITGFVPQDDIVHGNLTVEENLRFSARCRLSADLPKADKVLIVERVIESLGLQPVRDSLVGTVEKRGISGGQRKRVNVGLEMVMEPSLLILDEPTTGLDSASSSLLLKALRREALEGVNICMVLHQPSYTLFRMFDDIVFLAKGGLTAYHGPVKNVEEYFASIGIPVPDRVNPPDHFIDILEGLVKPSATGVTHEQLPVRWMLHNGYAVPPDMLHFVDQIAAASGGATVVPTSQSIKVTENEQSFFSEFWEDLRDNIQSQLDRLEAIFMTSKDLSNRRTPSIARQYRYFIGRVGKQRLREAKLQAVDYLLLLVAGAILGMLTKVNDNSFGSLGYTFTIIAVSLLCKIGALRSFSNDKLNYWRESASGISSLAHFLSKDTVDLFNTIIKPVVFLSMFYFFSNPRSSFASNYVVLLCLVYCVTGIAYIFAIYFAYSLAQLWSVLLPVVMTLIAKQNDDSILMHIIMKVCYPRWALEAFVIANAERYTGVWLITRCTSLLVSRYNLGDWDFCLIALVVYGIVARIVAFFCLVISQKR, from the exons GGGATTTCAGAGATCGGATGTGCACAGCAGCGGAAATAAGGTACTACTTCAGGAGTTTGTTGCAAGGGGGTTCAGATGGGAATTATGTGAAACCAAACAGGAATTGCAACTTGACTTCATGGGTTCCTGGTTGTGAACCTGGTTGGAGTTGTAGTGCTGATGAGCCTATTGATCTCAAGAAGGATAATAAGGAGGAAATTCCTTCTAGAGTTTCAAATTCCCAACCTTGTTGTGAGGGCTTCTTCTGCCCTGAGGGCTTGACTTGCATGATAA CTTGCCCCCTTGGTTCGTATTGTCCAATTTCAACACTAGATGCACAAAATGGAGTATGTAACCC ATATGGTTACAAGGTCCCTGCAGGGGACAAGAATCATAGTTGTGGTAGTGCTGATACTTGGAGTAGTGCTGTCAACAATACTAACATATTCTGTGAAGCAGGACATTATTGCCCAACTACAACCCAAAAGTCTGTTTGCAATAAGGG ATACTATTGCAGGGCTGGATCAACTGATCCAATTG CATGCTCCAAGTTGAGTACCTGTAATCCAGAATCTGAAAGCCAAACGATGCATGCTTATAGTGCTTTGCTCATT GTGGCTTTGAGTACACTCCTAGTCTTCATTTATAATTGTTCTGATCAAGTTCTTGCGACCCGAGAAAGAAGGCAAGCGAAATCCAGAGAACGTGCAGCAAAGCATGTTAGAGAAACGGTGCAAGCACGTGAAAGGTGGAAGATGGCAAAAGATATTGCCAAGAAGCGTACAATGGAGTCGTTGAATCGCACCTTCTCGCGAAGGAAGTCACAGAAGATGTCAGATCTTCCAAATACCATGGCAAATGTAGAGAACAACAAGGAGCCTAGCAACCTCTCCAAGATGATGGATTCCATTGAGAATGATCCCAACAGTCAGGAAGGCTTCGACGTGCAGATTGGAGATAAGAATGTGAAGAAGCAGCAGATGACAAAGGGAAAGAATCTGCATACACATAGCCAGATTTTGAGGTATGCTTATGGCCAGATTGAGAAGGAGAAAGCTCAGCAAGAGAAGAACACTAACTTGACATTCTCAGGAGTGATATCGATGGCCACCGAACAAGGAGAGGAAGTGAGAAAAAGGCCTGTGATTGAGATAGCTTTCAAGGACATAACTCTCACTTTGAAAGGGAAGAACAAGCATCTTCTTAGGTGTGTGTCCGGCAAGTTCATGCCAGGTCGAATTTCAGCTGTCATGGGACCCTCAGGGGCAGGGAAAACCACATTCCTTTCGGCTTTGGTAGGAAAAGCCAGAGGGTGCAATATAACAGGTGAAATTCTTATTAACGGAAAAAATGATTCCATTCACTGTTATAAGAAAATCACTGGTTTTGTGCCACAAGATGATATTGTCCATGGAAACTTGACAGTGGAGGAAAATCTTCGTTTTAGTGCAAGATGCag ACTATCGGCGGACTTGCCGAAAGCAGATAAGGTTTTGATTGTTGAGAGGGTAATTGAGTCCTTGGGACTTCAGCCAGTGAGGGATTCTCTAGTCGGCACAGTAGAGAAGCGAGGCATCTCCGGAGGACAGAGAAAACGTGTAAATGTTGGCCTGGAGATGGTGATGGAGCCTTCCTTGTTAATCTTAGATGAGCCTACAACTGGCCTTGACAGTGCATCTTCCAGTTTGCTACTTAAGGCTCTTCGACGCGAAGCTCTCGAAGGCGTTAACATTTGCATGGTACTTCATCAACCAAG CTATACTTTGTTTAGAATGTTTGATGATATAGTGTTTCTAGCCAAAGGTGGCCTTACTGCATATCATGGCCCTGTGAAAAATGTAGAAGAATACTTTGCCAGCATTGGGATTCCTGTGCCGGACCGTGTGAATCCTCCAGACCATTTCATTGACATTCTAGAAGGTTTGGTGAAACCGAGTGCAACAGGTGTAACTCATGAACAACTTCCTGTCAGATGGATGCTTCACAATGGATATGCAGTGCCACCAGATATGCTTCATTTTGTTGATCAAATCGCAGCGGCTTCTGGTGGCGCAACTGTGGTTCCTACAAGTCAGTCAATAAAGGTTACTGAGAatgagcaatcttttttctcagAGTTTTGGGAGGATTTGAGGGATAATATTCAGAGCCAACTAGATCGCCTTGAGGCGATCTTTATGACGTCGAAGGACTTATCGAACCGGAGAACTCCTAGTATAGCCAGGCAGTACAGATATTTTATTGGCCG GGTCGGTAAGCAGCGGCTGAGAGAGGCTAAATTACAAGCTGTAGACTATCTCCTTTTACTAGTTGCTGGTGCTATCTTGGGAATGCTCACTAAAGTGAATGATAACTCATTTGGCTCCCTTGGTTATACATTTACAATCATTGCCGTCT CTCTACTCTGCAAGATTGGTGCCCTAAGATCATTTTCTAATGACAAGTTAAATTACTGGAGGGAGAGCGCCTCTGGGATCAGTAGCCTGGCCCATTTTCTATCTAAAGACACAGTTGATCTTTTCAACACAATCATCAAACCGGTTGTTTTTCTATCCATGTTCTACTTTTTCAGCAATCCGAGGTCAAGCTTTGCAAGTAACTATGTAGTGTTGCTTTGTTTGGTGTACTGTGTGACTGGCATAGCTTATATATTCGCCATCTACTTCGCCTACAGTCTTGCACAGCTG TGGTCAGTGTTGCTTCCTGTGGTTATGACCCTCATTGCAAAACAAAACGACGATTCAATACTCATGCACATTATAATGAAAGTTTGCTACCCAAGATGGGCTTTGGAGGCCTTTGTCATTGCAAATGCTGAAAG GTACACTGGGGTGTGGCTAATAACACGATGCACTTCACTGCTGGTGAGTAGGTATAATCTTGGGGACTGGGACTTTTGTCTGATTGCCCTTGTTGTTTATGGTATCGTTGCCAGAATTGTGGCCTTCTTTTGCCTTGTTATTTCCCAAAAGAGGTGA